In a single window of the Callithrix jacchus isolate 240 chromosome 1, calJac240_pri, whole genome shotgun sequence genome:
- the SUSD2 gene encoding sushi domain-containing protein 2 isoform X3 yields the protein MEKSTLVNETRWQYYGTADTSGNLSLTWHMEALPTKTVTIELWGYEEIGMPYSQEWTAKWSYLYPLATHIPNSGSFTFTPKPAPPSYQKWQVGALRIIDSKNYAGQKDVQALWTNDHALAWHLSDDFREDPVAWARTQCQAWEELEEQLPNFLEELPACPCTLAQARADSGRFFTDYGCDMEQGSVCTYHPEAVHCVRSVQASPRYGSGQQCCYSEDGTQLLTADSSSGSTPDRGHDWGAPPFRTPPRVPGMSHWLYDVLSFYYCCLWAPDCPRYMQRRPSNDCRDYRPPSLASAFGDPHFVTFDGTNFTFNGRGEYVLLEAALTDLNVQVRAQPRTTSNGTQTRGTGLTAVAVQEGNSDVVEVRLANRTRGLEVLLNQEVLSFTEQSWMDLKGMFLSVAAGDRVSIMLASGAGLEVSLPGPFLSVSVLLPEKFRTHTHGLLGTLNGDPTDDFTLRSGRVLPPGTSPRELFLFGADWAVHNASSLLTYDSWFLVHNFLYRPKHDPTFEPLFPGETTLNPSQAQEAAKLCGDDHFCNFDVAATGSLSTGNATRVAYQLHHHRMQSLQPVVSCGWLAPPPNGKKDSNRYLAGSTIYFHCDNGYSLAGAETSTCQADGTWSSPTPKCQPGRSYAVLLGIIFGGLAMVAVATLVYVLLRRRKGNIHVWGTQP from the exons ATGGAGAAGAGCACACTGGTGAACGAGACACGTTGGCAATACTACGGCACCGCTGACACCTCGGGCAACCTTAGCCTGACCTGGCACATGGAGGCGCTGCCCACGAAGACTGTCACCATCGAGCTGTGGGGCTACGAGGAGATCG GAATGCCCTACTCACAGGAGTGGACAGCAAAGTGGTCGTACCTATACCCCCTGGCCACACACATCCCCAACTCTGGCTCTTTCACCTTCACCCCAAAACCTGCCCCTCCCAGCTACCAGAAATGGCAAGTGGGTGCACTTCGGATCATCGACAGCAAAAACTACGCAGGGCAGAA GGACGTGCAGGCGCTCTGGACCAATGACCACGCGCTGGCCTGGCACCTGAGCGACGACTTCCGAGAGGACCCTGTGGCCTGGGCCCGCACTCAGTGCCAGGCctgggaggagctggaggagcagCTACCCAACTTTCTGGAGGAGCTGCCTGCCTGCCCCTGTACCCTAGCCCAGGCCAGGGCTGACTCCGGCCGCTTCTTT ACGGACTACGGCTGTGACATGGAGCAGGGCAGCGTGTGCACCTACCACCCTGAGGCCGTGCACTGTGTGCGCTCTGTGCAGGCCAG CCCCCGGTATGGCTCTGGCCAGCAGTGCTGCTACTCAGAGGACGGGACACAGCTTCTGACAGCTGACTCCAGCAGTGGCAGCACCCCCGACCGCGGCCACGACTGGGGCGCACCCCCGTTCCGCACACCACCCCGCGTGCCCGGCATGTCCCACTGGCTCTACGATGTCCTCAGCTTCTATTACTGCTGCCTCTGGGCACCTGACTGCCCCCGCTACATGCAACGGCGGCCCTCCAACGACTGCCGAGACTACCGGCCCCCAAGCCTGG cctctgccttcGGAGACCCACACTTTGTGACCTTTGACGGCACCAACTTCACGTTCAATGGGCGCGGAGAGTACGTGCTGCTGGAGGCAGCATTGACCGACCTGAACGTGCAGGTGCGGGCCCAGCCCAGGACGACGTCCAATG GCACACAAACCCGAGGCACAGGGCTGACCGCAGTGGCCGTCCAGGAGGGCAACTCAGACGTGGTGGAGGTGAGGCTGGCCAACAGGACCAGAGGTCTGGAGGTGCTGCTGAACCAGGAGGTGCTGAGCTTCACCGAGCAGAGCTGGATGGACCTGAAGG GAATGTTCCTGTCGGTGGCTGCTGGGGACAGGGTCTCCATCATGCTGGCATCAGGGGCTGGCCTGGAGGTCAGCCTGCCAGGCCCATTCCTGAGTGTGTCTGTCCTGCTGCCTGAGAAGTTCCGAACCCACACCCATGGCCTCCTCGGGACACTGAATGGTGACCCCACCGACGACTTCACCCTGCGCAGCGGGCGTGTCCTGCCCCCAGGCACCAGTCCCCGGGAGCTGTTTCTGTTTGGAGCTGACT GGGCCGTGCACAACGCGTCTTCCCTGCTCACCTACGACTCCTGGTTCCTGGTGCACAACTTCCTGTATCGGCCCAAGCACGACCCCACCTTTGAGCCCCTTTTCCCCGGTGAGACCACCCTCAACCCCAGCCAGGCACAAGAGGCAGCCAAACTATGTGGGGATGATCATTTCTGCAACTTCGATGTGGCAGCCACTGGGAGCCTGAGCACGGGCAACGCCACGAGGGTGGCCTACCAGCTGCACCATCATCGCATGCAGAGCCTGCAGCCAG TGGTGTCCTGTGGCTGGCTGGCTCCACCTCCAAACGGAAAAAAGGACAGCAACAGGTACCTGGCAGGGTCTACCATCTACTTCCACTGTGACAACGGCTATAGCCTGGCTGGGGCGGAGACCAGCACCTGTCAGGCTGACGGAACCTGGTCCTCGCCCACCCCGAAGTGCCAGCCAG GACGCAGCTATGCCGTGCTGTTGGGCATCATCTTTGGGGGCCTCGCAATGGTGGCTGTGGCCACACTCGTCTATGTGCTGCTGCGCCGCAGGAAGGGCAATAT ACACGTCTGGGGCACACAGCCCTGA
- the SUSD2 gene encoding sushi domain-containing protein 2 isoform X2 yields MKPALLPWALLLLATAPGPGPRLTADAQESCSMRCGTLDGPCSCHPTCSGLGMCCLDFRDFCLEISPYSGSMMGGKDFVVQHFKTISPTDGSVICRFKESIQTLGHVDSSGQVHCVSPLLYESGRIPFTVSLDNGHSFPHAGTWLAVHPNKVSVMEKSTLVNETRWQYYGTADTSGNLSLTWHMEALPTKTVTIELWGYEEIGMPYSQEWTAKWSYLYPLATHIPNSGSFTFTPKPAPPSYQKWQVGALRIIDSKNYAGQKDVQALWTNDHALAWHLSDDFREDPVAWARTQCQAWEELEEQLPNFLEELPACPCTLAQARADSGRFFTDYGCDMEQGSVCTYHPEAVHCVRSVQASPRYGSGQQCCYSEDGTQLLTADSSSGSTPDRGHDWGAPPFRTPPRVPGMSHWLYDVLSFYYCCLWAPDCPRYMQRRPSNDCRDYRPPSLASAFGDPHFVTFDGTNFTFNGRGEYVLLEAALTDLNVQVRAQPRTTSNGTQTRGTGLTAVAVQEGNSDVVEVRLANRTRGLEVLLNQEVLSFTEQSWMDLKGMFLSVAAGDRVSIMLASGAGLEVSLPGPFLSVSVLLPEKFRTHTHGLLGTLNGDPTDDFTLRSGRVLPPGTSPRELFLFGADWAVHNASSLLTYDSWFLVHNFLYRPKHDPTFEPLFPGETTLNPSQAQEAAKLCGDDHFCNFDVAATGSLSTGNATRVAYQLHHHRMQSLQPVVSCGWLAPPPNGKKDSNRYLAGSTIYFHCDNGYSLAGAETSTCQADGTWSSPTPKCQPGRSYAVLLGIIFGGLAMVAVATLVYVLLRRRKGNIHVWGTQP; encoded by the exons ATGAAGCCGGCCCTCCTGCCCTgggccctgctgctgctggcaaCAGCCCCCGGCCCGGGCCCCAGACTCACAGCAG ATGCCCAAGAGAGCTGCTCCATGCGCTGTGGCACTCTGGACGGGCCATGTTCCTGCCACCCAACCTGCTCCGGCCTTGGCATGTGCTGCTTGGATTTCCGGGACTTCTGCCTGGAGATCTCACCCTACTCGGGCTCCATGATGGGCGGCAAGGACTTCGTGGTGCAGCACTTCAAGACGATCAGCCCCACAGACGGCAGCGTGATCTGCAG GTTTAAGGAGAGCATCCAGACCCTGGGCCACGTGGACTCCTCCGGGCAAGTGCACTGCGTGTCTCCTCTGCTCTATGAGAGCGGCCGAATCCCCTTCACCGTCTCGCTGGACAACGGCCACTCCTTCCCTCATGCGGGCACCTGGCTGGCTG TGCACCCCAACAAAGTGTCGGTGATGGAGAAGAGCACACTGGTGAACGAGACACGTTGGCAATACTACGGCACCGCTGACACCTCGGGCAACCTTAGCCTGACCTGGCACATGGAGGCGCTGCCCACGAAGACTGTCACCATCGAGCTGTGGGGCTACGAGGAGATCG GAATGCCCTACTCACAGGAGTGGACAGCAAAGTGGTCGTACCTATACCCCCTGGCCACACACATCCCCAACTCTGGCTCTTTCACCTTCACCCCAAAACCTGCCCCTCCCAGCTACCAGAAATGGCAAGTGGGTGCACTTCGGATCATCGACAGCAAAAACTACGCAGGGCAGAA GGACGTGCAGGCGCTCTGGACCAATGACCACGCGCTGGCCTGGCACCTGAGCGACGACTTCCGAGAGGACCCTGTGGCCTGGGCCCGCACTCAGTGCCAGGCctgggaggagctggaggagcagCTACCCAACTTTCTGGAGGAGCTGCCTGCCTGCCCCTGTACCCTAGCCCAGGCCAGGGCTGACTCCGGCCGCTTCTTT ACGGACTACGGCTGTGACATGGAGCAGGGCAGCGTGTGCACCTACCACCCTGAGGCCGTGCACTGTGTGCGCTCTGTGCAGGCCAG CCCCCGGTATGGCTCTGGCCAGCAGTGCTGCTACTCAGAGGACGGGACACAGCTTCTGACAGCTGACTCCAGCAGTGGCAGCACCCCCGACCGCGGCCACGACTGGGGCGCACCCCCGTTCCGCACACCACCCCGCGTGCCCGGCATGTCCCACTGGCTCTACGATGTCCTCAGCTTCTATTACTGCTGCCTCTGGGCACCTGACTGCCCCCGCTACATGCAACGGCGGCCCTCCAACGACTGCCGAGACTACCGGCCCCCAAGCCTGG cctctgccttcGGAGACCCACACTTTGTGACCTTTGACGGCACCAACTTCACGTTCAATGGGCGCGGAGAGTACGTGCTGCTGGAGGCAGCATTGACCGACCTGAACGTGCAGGTGCGGGCCCAGCCCAGGACGACGTCCAATG GCACACAAACCCGAGGCACAGGGCTGACCGCAGTGGCCGTCCAGGAGGGCAACTCAGACGTGGTGGAGGTGAGGCTGGCCAACAGGACCAGAGGTCTGGAGGTGCTGCTGAACCAGGAGGTGCTGAGCTTCACCGAGCAGAGCTGGATGGACCTGAAGG GAATGTTCCTGTCGGTGGCTGCTGGGGACAGGGTCTCCATCATGCTGGCATCAGGGGCTGGCCTGGAGGTCAGCCTGCCAGGCCCATTCCTGAGTGTGTCTGTCCTGCTGCCTGAGAAGTTCCGAACCCACACCCATGGCCTCCTCGGGACACTGAATGGTGACCCCACCGACGACTTCACCCTGCGCAGCGGGCGTGTCCTGCCCCCAGGCACCAGTCCCCGGGAGCTGTTTCTGTTTGGAGCTGACT GGGCCGTGCACAACGCGTCTTCCCTGCTCACCTACGACTCCTGGTTCCTGGTGCACAACTTCCTGTATCGGCCCAAGCACGACCCCACCTTTGAGCCCCTTTTCCCCGGTGAGACCACCCTCAACCCCAGCCAGGCACAAGAGGCAGCCAAACTATGTGGGGATGATCATTTCTGCAACTTCGATGTGGCAGCCACTGGGAGCCTGAGCACGGGCAACGCCACGAGGGTGGCCTACCAGCTGCACCATCATCGCATGCAGAGCCTGCAGCCAG TGGTGTCCTGTGGCTGGCTGGCTCCACCTCCAAACGGAAAAAAGGACAGCAACAGGTACCTGGCAGGGTCTACCATCTACTTCCACTGTGACAACGGCTATAGCCTGGCTGGGGCGGAGACCAGCACCTGTCAGGCTGACGGAACCTGGTCCTCGCCCACCCCGAAGTGCCAGCCAG GACGCAGCTATGCCGTGCTGTTGGGCATCATCTTTGGGGGCCTCGCAATGGTGGCTGTGGCCACACTCGTCTATGTGCTGCTGCGCCGCAGGAAGGGCAATAT ACACGTCTGGGGCACACAGCCCTGA
- the SUSD2 gene encoding sushi domain-containing protein 2 isoform X1 gives MGCGRNRDRPWTWGSQSSTRRARPSASSPPDAQESCSMRCGTLDGPCSCHPTCSGLGMCCLDFRDFCLEISPYSGSMMGGKDFVVQHFKTISPTDGSVICRFKESIQTLGHVDSSGQVHCVSPLLYESGRIPFTVSLDNGHSFPHAGTWLAVHPNKVSVMEKSTLVNETRWQYYGTADTSGNLSLTWHMEALPTKTVTIELWGYEEIGMPYSQEWTAKWSYLYPLATHIPNSGSFTFTPKPAPPSYQKWQVGALRIIDSKNYAGQKDVQALWTNDHALAWHLSDDFREDPVAWARTQCQAWEELEEQLPNFLEELPACPCTLAQARADSGRFFTDYGCDMEQGSVCTYHPEAVHCVRSVQASPRYGSGQQCCYSEDGTQLLTADSSSGSTPDRGHDWGAPPFRTPPRVPGMSHWLYDVLSFYYCCLWAPDCPRYMQRRPSNDCRDYRPPSLASAFGDPHFVTFDGTNFTFNGRGEYVLLEAALTDLNVQVRAQPRTTSNGTQTRGTGLTAVAVQEGNSDVVEVRLANRTRGLEVLLNQEVLSFTEQSWMDLKGMFLSVAAGDRVSIMLASGAGLEVSLPGPFLSVSVLLPEKFRTHTHGLLGTLNGDPTDDFTLRSGRVLPPGTSPRELFLFGADWAVHNASSLLTYDSWFLVHNFLYRPKHDPTFEPLFPGETTLNPSQAQEAAKLCGDDHFCNFDVAATGSLSTGNATRVAYQLHHHRMQSLQPVVSCGWLAPPPNGKKDSNRYLAGSTIYFHCDNGYSLAGAETSTCQADGTWSSPTPKCQPGRSYAVLLGIIFGGLAMVAVATLVYVLLRRRKGNIHVWGTQP, from the exons ATGGGCTGTGGGAGGAACAGAGACAGGCCCTGGACATGGGGCAGCCAGTCCAGCACCCGCCGGGCCAGGCCCTCAGCATCCTCTCCTCCAGATGCCCAAGAGAGCTGCTCCATGCGCTGTGGCACTCTGGACGGGCCATGTTCCTGCCACCCAACCTGCTCCGGCCTTGGCATGTGCTGCTTGGATTTCCGGGACTTCTGCCTGGAGATCTCACCCTACTCGGGCTCCATGATGGGCGGCAAGGACTTCGTGGTGCAGCACTTCAAGACGATCAGCCCCACAGACGGCAGCGTGATCTGCAG GTTTAAGGAGAGCATCCAGACCCTGGGCCACGTGGACTCCTCCGGGCAAGTGCACTGCGTGTCTCCTCTGCTCTATGAGAGCGGCCGAATCCCCTTCACCGTCTCGCTGGACAACGGCCACTCCTTCCCTCATGCGGGCACCTGGCTGGCTG TGCACCCCAACAAAGTGTCGGTGATGGAGAAGAGCACACTGGTGAACGAGACACGTTGGCAATACTACGGCACCGCTGACACCTCGGGCAACCTTAGCCTGACCTGGCACATGGAGGCGCTGCCCACGAAGACTGTCACCATCGAGCTGTGGGGCTACGAGGAGATCG GAATGCCCTACTCACAGGAGTGGACAGCAAAGTGGTCGTACCTATACCCCCTGGCCACACACATCCCCAACTCTGGCTCTTTCACCTTCACCCCAAAACCTGCCCCTCCCAGCTACCAGAAATGGCAAGTGGGTGCACTTCGGATCATCGACAGCAAAAACTACGCAGGGCAGAA GGACGTGCAGGCGCTCTGGACCAATGACCACGCGCTGGCCTGGCACCTGAGCGACGACTTCCGAGAGGACCCTGTGGCCTGGGCCCGCACTCAGTGCCAGGCctgggaggagctggaggagcagCTACCCAACTTTCTGGAGGAGCTGCCTGCCTGCCCCTGTACCCTAGCCCAGGCCAGGGCTGACTCCGGCCGCTTCTTT ACGGACTACGGCTGTGACATGGAGCAGGGCAGCGTGTGCACCTACCACCCTGAGGCCGTGCACTGTGTGCGCTCTGTGCAGGCCAG CCCCCGGTATGGCTCTGGCCAGCAGTGCTGCTACTCAGAGGACGGGACACAGCTTCTGACAGCTGACTCCAGCAGTGGCAGCACCCCCGACCGCGGCCACGACTGGGGCGCACCCCCGTTCCGCACACCACCCCGCGTGCCCGGCATGTCCCACTGGCTCTACGATGTCCTCAGCTTCTATTACTGCTGCCTCTGGGCACCTGACTGCCCCCGCTACATGCAACGGCGGCCCTCCAACGACTGCCGAGACTACCGGCCCCCAAGCCTGG cctctgccttcGGAGACCCACACTTTGTGACCTTTGACGGCACCAACTTCACGTTCAATGGGCGCGGAGAGTACGTGCTGCTGGAGGCAGCATTGACCGACCTGAACGTGCAGGTGCGGGCCCAGCCCAGGACGACGTCCAATG GCACACAAACCCGAGGCACAGGGCTGACCGCAGTGGCCGTCCAGGAGGGCAACTCAGACGTGGTGGAGGTGAGGCTGGCCAACAGGACCAGAGGTCTGGAGGTGCTGCTGAACCAGGAGGTGCTGAGCTTCACCGAGCAGAGCTGGATGGACCTGAAGG GAATGTTCCTGTCGGTGGCTGCTGGGGACAGGGTCTCCATCATGCTGGCATCAGGGGCTGGCCTGGAGGTCAGCCTGCCAGGCCCATTCCTGAGTGTGTCTGTCCTGCTGCCTGAGAAGTTCCGAACCCACACCCATGGCCTCCTCGGGACACTGAATGGTGACCCCACCGACGACTTCACCCTGCGCAGCGGGCGTGTCCTGCCCCCAGGCACCAGTCCCCGGGAGCTGTTTCTGTTTGGAGCTGACT GGGCCGTGCACAACGCGTCTTCCCTGCTCACCTACGACTCCTGGTTCCTGGTGCACAACTTCCTGTATCGGCCCAAGCACGACCCCACCTTTGAGCCCCTTTTCCCCGGTGAGACCACCCTCAACCCCAGCCAGGCACAAGAGGCAGCCAAACTATGTGGGGATGATCATTTCTGCAACTTCGATGTGGCAGCCACTGGGAGCCTGAGCACGGGCAACGCCACGAGGGTGGCCTACCAGCTGCACCATCATCGCATGCAGAGCCTGCAGCCAG TGGTGTCCTGTGGCTGGCTGGCTCCACCTCCAAACGGAAAAAAGGACAGCAACAGGTACCTGGCAGGGTCTACCATCTACTTCCACTGTGACAACGGCTATAGCCTGGCTGGGGCGGAGACCAGCACCTGTCAGGCTGACGGAACCTGGTCCTCGCCCACCCCGAAGTGCCAGCCAG GACGCAGCTATGCCGTGCTGTTGGGCATCATCTTTGGGGGCCTCGCAATGGTGGCTGTGGCCACACTCGTCTATGTGCTGCTGCGCCGCAGGAAGGGCAATAT ACACGTCTGGGGCACACAGCCCTGA